Proteins from a genomic interval of Rosa chinensis cultivar Old Blush chromosome 2, RchiOBHm-V2, whole genome shotgun sequence:
- the LOC112184775 gene encoding G-type lectin S-receptor-like serine/threonine-protein kinase RKS1, whose protein sequence is MDLQHALLYQDQPEQVKMDLQHAITRAPQQIHLDQSLSFRSFGARARTPAWSGFMLNAPTKRDDMLQSVQFCTSRDTIKGNEEQLKDVDGDYLVSKESKFELGFFSPGNSSYRYVGIWYSQTRVSTKTVVWVANRNNPINDTSGVLTINRYGELVLYAYNMESTPIWSTNVSRSVQNANTSTLSAQLLDTGNLVVFQADNNESYVWQSFDYPTDTLIPGMKVGVNWRTGLEWVLSSWKSQDDPGTGDYTLRLYPYQIASPQFFMYKGLNKYYRTHPGPTPGLVTSQEETYYFMNETNAITRVTVTNSVLENLHWDDDGLQWKVDLSAPKSRCDGYGKCGANSRCSPDNVSVFECACLSGYVPNSISDWNQRNGSGGCVSNRLGLLKCGDGDGFVKVARVKYPDTSIAARLKSGMSAKECEQECLRNCSCKAYLSTENEGIVDCLTWYDDLMDVLTYTEFGQDLYVRVNATVLAANAGRSQGFLERRGMLAIPILSAVLALVLIILLLYWWRKKNRNTKGIDFVEAEELEEAQRHPELQFFDLDTIIAATDHFSHVNELGHGGFGSVFKGQLPNGQQIAVKRLSKTSGQGMEEFKNEVALIARLQHRNLVKLLGCCIKGEERMLVLEYMPNKSLDSFLFDNRRRSFLDWKKRFEIINGIARGILYLHQDSRLRIIHRDLKTSNVLLDDEMNPKVSDFGMARIFHGDKLQDKTNRIVGTYGYMSPEYAVFGRFSTKSDVFSFGIIMLEIVSGRKNNSYDLEDPSVNLIGRVWELWREGRALDIVDSTLKSCQPNEVMKCIQVALLCVQEDSKDRPAMSAIVIMLSGEASPPLPKQPAFVYRRDSGADVDPLLPNGSYSINDLTITTMEAR, encoded by the exons ATGGATTTGCAGCATGCCCTACTGTATCAAGATCAGCCAGAGCAAGTGAAGATGGATTTGCAGCATGCCATTACTCGGGCTCCTCAACAAATCCACCTCGATCAATCACTTTCTTTCCGATCGTTCGGTGCCCGCGCACGTACACCAGCTTGGAGTGGTTTCATGCTCAATGCGCCCACCAAAAGAGATGATATGCTGCAATCGGTACAG TTCTGCACTTCCAGGGACACCATAAAAGGGAATGAAGAACAATTGAAGGATGTTGATGGAGACTATTTAGTGTCCAAAGAAAGCAAGTTTGAATTGGGTTTCTTCAGCCCCGGAAATTCTAGCTACAGGTACGTTGGAATTTGGTATTCTCAGACTAGAGTATCCACTAAAACGGTGGTGTGGGTTGCAAACCGGAACAATCCCATCAATGATACCTCTGGTGTGCTCACAATAAACAGATATGGAGAACTAGTCCTTTATGCTTATAACATGGAGAGCACTCCTATTTGGTCTACTAATGTGTCGCGGTCGGTTCAAAATGCTAACACGAGcactttatctgcacagctttTAGATACAGGAAATTTAGTTGTGTTCCAGGCTGATAATAATGAAAGCTATGTATGGCAAAGTTTTGATTATCCTACTGATACTTTAattccaggtatgaaagttggggTGAATTGGAGAACCGGGCTGGAATGGGTTTTATCATCTTGGAAGTCACAAGATGACCCTGGAACTGGGGACTATACCTTAAGGCTCTATCCATATCAGATCGCATCCCCCCAATTTTTTATGTACAAGGGTTTAAATAAGTATTACCGAACTCATCCAGGGCCAACGCCTGGTTTGGTCACTAGTCAGGAGGAAACTTATTATTTCATGAATGAAACCAATGCAATTACAAGAGTAACAGTGACTAATTCTGTGTTGGAGAACCTTCATTGGGATGATGATGGCCTTCAATGGAAGGTAGACTTATCTGCACCGAAGTCCCGGTGTGACGGTTATGGAAAGTGTGGTGCCAACAGCAGATGTAGCCCTGACAACGTTAGTGTGTTTGAGTGTGCATGTTTATCAGGGTATGTGCCTAATTCTATAAGTGATTGGAATCAGAGAAATGGGTCAGGTGGATGCGTGAGTAATCGACTTGGTTTGTTGAAGTGTGGAGATGGAGACGGGTTTGTGAAGGTGGCAAGAGTTAAATATCCAGACACATCGATAGCAGCACGGTTAAAATCAGGAATGAGTGCCAAAGAGTGTGAGCAGGAGTGCCTAAGAAACTGTTCTTGCAAAGCATATTTGAGCACTGAAAATGAAGGGATTGTTGATTGCTTGACATGGTATGATGACTTGATGGACGTTTTAACGTACACAGAGTTTGGACAAGATCTCTACGTTCGTGTGAATGCAACCGTGTTAG CTGCAAATGCCGGAAGATCACAAGGTTTCTTGGAAAGGAGGGGTATGCTGGCCATTCCAATACTGTCTGCTGTGCTGGCATTGGTACTAATCATTTTGCTTCTCTATTGGTGGCGTAAGAAGAACAGGAACACAAAAG GCATAGATTTTGTGGAGGCAGAGGAGCTTGAGGAAGCTCAGAGACACCCCGAATTGCAATTTTTCGATCTTGACACAATAATAGCAGCCACAGACCACTTCTCTCATGTCAATGAACTAGGCCATGGTGGTTTTGGCTCTGTTTTTAAG GGTCAGTTACCAAATGGACAGCAGATTGCTGTGAAAAGATTGTCCAAAACTTCAGGACAAGGGATGGAGGAATTCAAAAATGAAGTTGCACTTATAGCAAGACTTCAACACAGGAATCTTGTGAAACTTTTAGGCTGTTGTATAAAGGGAGAAGAAAGGATGTTAGTCCTAGAATACATGCCTAACAAAAGCTTGGACTCCTTTCTGTTTG ATAACAGAAGACGATCCTTCTTGGATTGGAAAAAGCGATTTGAAATTATCAACGGGATTGCTCGTGGGATTTTGTATCTTCACCAAGACTCAAGATTGAGGATTATCCATAGAGACCTAAAAACTAGCAATGTTCTACTAGATGATGAGATGAACCCAAAAGTTTCTGATTTTGGCATGGCTAGAATATTCCATGGGGACAAACTGCAAGATAAGACGAACCGAATTGTCGGAACATA TGGCTACATGTCACCAGAGTACGCAGTATTTGGCAGATTTTCCACAAAATCTGATGTCTTTAGTTTTGGGATCATAATGTTGGAGATTGTAAGTGGGCGAAAAAACAATAGTTATGATCTGGAGGATCCTTCCGTGAACTTAATAGGACGT GTTTGGGAGCTCTGGAGAGAAGGTAGAGCATTAGATATTGTTGATTCGACACTGAAGTCATGTCAGCCTAATGAAGTCATGAAATGCATACAAGTTGCGCTCTTGTGTGTACAAGAAGATTCAAAGGACCGACCTGCCATGTCAGCCATTGTTATCATGTTGAGTGGTGAAGCATCTCCTCCATTGCCTAAGCAGCCAGCATTTGTTTACAGAAGAGATTCTGGCGCTGATGTTGATCCATTACTTCCAAACGGATCTTATTCTATAAACGACTTGACAATAACTACAATGGAAGCTCGATAA
- the LOC112188667 gene encoding pentatricopeptide repeat-containing protein At5g46680 yields MMVCRLSTLLLNVCISSFCKVRLLGRAEAVIIDGIRLGVIPDVVTYNTLVHAYCQFVSVDAAYSVVHRMKEAGISPDVVTYNSLISGATRNHLLSRVLDLFEEMLQEGIHPDVWSYNILMHCFFKLGKPDEANRVFQDILLSDLTPHAATFNIMINGLCKNGYTDNALMLFRNLQRHGFVPPLVTYNILISGLCKARRVGQARRILKDLGESSLKPNAVTYTTVMSCCFRSKQYDQGLEIMSEMKSKGYTFDGFAYCTVIAALLKTGRMEGANAFMEQMMNSGIEMDLVSYNTLLNKLCKEGKVEAAYKLLDEIENGGLLCDKYTHTIMIDGLCKAGNIAGAQQHLHYMNMMGFQENLVAFNCLIDGLGKAGEIDRAMELYNSMETRDSFTYDSLVLNLCKAGRVLCASKLMMKCLREGMILLYSTRRALLDGLRSSGFTNEARKLQSKIRLARLLR; encoded by the coding sequence ATGATGGTCTGTAGATTATCGACTTTGCTGTTGAACGTATGCATATCTTCATTTTGTAAAGTCCGGCTATTGGGGAGAGCGGAGGCAGTTATAATTGATGGTATAAGATTAGGGGTGATTCCAGATGTAGTCACTTACAATACTTTGGTTCATGCATATTGTCAGTTTGTTAGCGTAGATGCGGCTTATTCCGTTGTTCATAGAATGAAAGAAGCTGGGATAAGTCCAGATGTCGTTACTTACAATTCTTTGATATCCGGGGCCACCAGGAATCACTTATTATCTCGAGTCCTGGATCTGTTTGAGGAAATGTTACAGGAAGGTATACATCCTGATGTGTGGAGTTACAATATTCTGATGCACTGTTTCTTTAAGTTAGGGAAACCTGATGAAGCCAACAGAGTCTTCCAGGATATTTTACTTAGCGACCTCACTCCTCATGCAGCTACATTTAATATTATGATTAATGGGCTTTGTAAAAATGGGTACACGGACAATGCTCTTATGTTATTTAGGAATTTACAACGTCATGGATTTGTTCCCCCGTTAGTGACATACAATATTCTTATCAGTGGGCTTTGCAAGGCACGTAGAGTGGGGCAAGCGAGGAGAATTCTAAAGGACCTTGGAGAATCAAGTCTTAAGCCAAATGCCGTAACCTACACTACAGTTATGAGTTGCTGCTTTAGGTCTAAGCAATACGACCAAGGACTTGAGATTATGTCAGAGATGAAGAGTAAAGGGTATACATTTGACGGCTTTGCGTACTGCACAGTCATTGCTGCTTTACTTAAGACTGGAAGGATGGAAGGAGCAAATGCTTTCATGGAACAGATGATGAATAGTGGCATTGAAATGGATTTGGTGTCTTATAACACCTTACTTAATAAGCTTTGTAAAGAAGGCAAGGTTGAAGCTGCCTATAAGTTGTTGGATGAAATAGAGAATGGGGGCCTTTTGTGTGATAAGTATACCCATACAATCATGATTGATGGATTGTGTAAGGCGGGCAATATTGCTGGTGCTCAACAACATTTACATTATATGAATATGATGGGATTCCAGGAAAACTTGGTTGCCTTTAACTGTCTGATTGATGGCTTGGGTAAAGCTGGTGAAATTGATCGTGCAATGGAATTGTACAATTCAATGGAAACTAGGGATTCTTTTACCTATGACTCCTTGGTGCTCAATCTTTGCAAGGCGGGAAGGGTCCTTTGTGCATCTAAGCTTATGATGAAATGTTTAAGAGAGGGAATGATATTACTCTACTCTACCAGGCGAGCACTCCTTGATGGGCTTCGATCTTCAGGGTttacaaatgaagcaagaaagCTTCAATCAAAAATTCGGTTAGCTCGGCTGTTACGTTAA
- the LOC112184777 gene encoding photosynthetic NDH subunit of subcomplex B 2, chloroplastic, with amino-acid sequence MASLLSFSLPNSKMMIRASSPSTSATTITVPESLTDRFGRKGIKFVEYDNTPFVELTVRNGSSLKLQIPNAHVTSYKPKVYWKDDGFEEVLYTIPGKGTEPNKAKGGIGLVLNDVSQAGSKGTLVSTSEWTVKDVDSDSIDAMQVELSSTSGKLDITYVVTLYPVSIATAVKVKNKGRKDATLTSAILSHFKFKRRSGAAIQGLKGCSYTVQPPLSSPFEILSPNEALKADPSPGWFSSEPEEKPGSWTQQDVPYTILKNKLSRVYAAPPKERLKAIYNTPPSKYDTLDQGRELFFRVIRMGFDDIYLSSPGSLSEKYGNEYFICTGPASMLVPVVVKPGEEWRGAQVIEHDNL; translated from the exons ctttccttctctcttccCAACTCAAAGATGATGATAAGAGCTTCTTCACCATCAACTTCTGCAACGACGATTACCGTGCCAGAGAGCCTTACTGACAGGTTTGGCAGAAAAGGCATCAAGTTTGTGGAGTATGACAACACTCCATTTGTTGAGCTCACAGTCAGAAATGGCAGTTCATTAAAGCTTCAAATACCGAATGCTCATGTAACTTCGTATAAGCCTAAGGTGTATTGGAAAGACGATGGCTTTGAGGAGGTTCTTTACACAATTCCAGGTAAAGGAACTGAGCCTAACAAAGCCAAGGGGGGAATTGGTTTGGTCTTAAATGATGTATCACAGGCAGGTTCTAAAGGGACACTTGTATCCACTTCTGAATGGACAGTGAAAGATGTTGATTCGGATTCCATTGATGCTATGCAG GTTGAATTAAGCAGCACCAGTGGAAAACTTGATATAACATATGTTGTCACACTGTACCCGGTAAGCATTGCAACAGCAGTTAAAGTGAAGAACAAAGGCCGAAAGGATGCGACTCTAACAAGTGCTATACTCAGCCATTTCAAATTTAAGAGACGAAGTGGAGCAGCAATCCAAGGTCTCAAGGGCTGCAGTTACACTGTACAACCTCCACTATCTTCTCCATTCGAGATTTTGTCACCAAACGAAGCATTGAAAGCTGATCCATCACCTGGGTGGTTCTCTTCTGAGCCTGAAGAAAAACCAGGTTCTTGGACTCAACAAGATGTACCTTACACCATTTTGAAAAACAAGCTCAGCAGAGTTTATGCTGCGCCTCCTAAAGAGAGACTGAAGGCCATTTATAACACTCCTCCTTCAAAATATGATACACTTGATCAG GGACGAGAGCTCTTCTTCAGGGTGATAAGGATGGGATTTGATGACATCTACTTATCCAGCCCTGGTTCTTTGTCCGAGAAATATGGGAATGAGTATTTTATATGCACCGGCCCTGCGTCAATGTTAGTACCTGTGGTTGTGAAACCTGGTGaggaatggagaggagcacAGGTCATTGAGCACGACAATTTGTAG